The following are from one region of the Polyangiaceae bacterium genome:
- a CDS encoding sigma 54-interacting transcriptional regulator: MQGNSKREVEAHTTQLDTCRDLEREVEAAPEPTLSIVFCPDNKAARRELSLSSEQLLIGREAGRQGLNLADPRISRLHLRILSEARGYRLVDMNSSNGTYVNGQRVGSYWLQPGDVVRAGNSMFVFGLDDPMMNVRRRAARGAASDLTVLLEGETGTGKEVLARFIHETSARRGRFIAVNCATLPRDLIAAELFGHTRGAFSGAGEGRPGLFVSAAKGSLFLDEIGELPLDLQPALLRALQERAVRPVGSDSEVAVDARIIAATNVTLEQAVNQGRFRADLFARLAELPLKLPPLRQRRREILGLALTFARNAGRELELSPDAAEGLLLWDWPYNVRELESLVRSFVATEEADKTLDAAYLHRTRPALVNHLADRKTTDSNTSTSGSGASAIRLGATREQLRAALSEHSGNVSHVAKALGKPRAQIYRWLKSYGLDPESFR, encoded by the coding sequence GTGCAAGGAAACTCCAAACGCGAAGTCGAGGCGCACACCACGCAGCTCGACACCTGTCGCGACCTCGAGCGCGAGGTGGAGGCCGCACCTGAGCCAACGCTGTCCATCGTCTTCTGTCCCGACAACAAGGCGGCGCGGCGTGAGCTGTCCCTCAGCAGCGAGCAACTCCTGATCGGACGCGAGGCGGGTCGACAAGGACTCAACCTCGCGGATCCACGCATCTCCCGTCTCCACCTGCGCATCCTCAGTGAAGCGCGCGGGTATCGCTTGGTGGATATGAACTCCTCCAACGGGACCTACGTGAACGGCCAGCGAGTCGGCTCGTATTGGCTCCAACCAGGCGACGTCGTGCGCGCTGGAAACAGCATGTTCGTGTTCGGCCTCGACGACCCAATGATGAACGTGCGGCGTCGCGCGGCGCGCGGGGCCGCCTCGGATCTGACGGTGTTGCTCGAAGGAGAGACGGGCACAGGCAAAGAGGTATTAGCCCGCTTCATTCACGAGACGAGCGCGCGGCGTGGCCGCTTCATCGCGGTGAACTGCGCGACGTTGCCTCGAGATCTGATCGCCGCCGAGCTGTTTGGGCACACGCGCGGCGCCTTCTCCGGTGCGGGAGAGGGACGACCGGGCTTGTTCGTCAGCGCAGCTAAGGGCTCGCTGTTCCTCGATGAGATCGGCGAGCTCCCCTTGGATCTGCAGCCTGCGCTCCTTCGAGCTCTGCAGGAGCGCGCCGTGCGCCCGGTGGGCTCCGACTCCGAGGTCGCAGTAGATGCCCGCATCATCGCCGCGACGAACGTCACCCTTGAGCAAGCAGTCAACCAGGGACGTTTCCGCGCAGATTTGTTCGCGCGGCTGGCGGAGCTGCCTCTCAAGCTACCGCCGCTCAGGCAGCGGCGACGCGAAATCTTGGGTCTGGCGCTCACCTTCGCACGCAACGCCGGCCGTGAACTGGAGCTATCACCAGATGCCGCAGAGGGGCTGCTGCTCTGGGATTGGCCGTACAACGTGCGAGAACTCGAGTCGCTGGTGCGGTCCTTCGTGGCCACCGAAGAAGCGGACAAGACTCTAGACGCCGCCTACCTGCACCGGACCCGACCGGCGTTGGTGAATCATCTCGCCGATCGCAAGACCACCGACTCCAACACATCGACCTCAGGCTCTGGCGCCAGCGCCATCCGCCTGGGCGCGACCCGCGAACAACTGCGGGCCGCGCTGTCGGAACACTCAGGAAATGTCTCTCACGTGGCCAAGGCGCTGGGAAAGCCCAGGGCCCAGATCTACCGCTGGCTCAAGAGCTACGGTCTGGACCCTGAGAGCTTTCGCTAG
- a CDS encoding protein kinase, which yields MRRVLGAISRACLALAYAHTRGVIHRDLKPANIMLGDYGEVYLLDWGVAKVTGANVDSLLADAMLLDDDHEDEELAAGDTGIGSLLGTPGYIAPEQARGMASIDFRVDIYSMGAILFEVLALEPLHRGREAEDLLQSTFLGTDLRPSVRAKTDDISQDLDEICQRACALNPAERFTSAREMSEAIERYLHGARDDEQRTQMSQRHTINAQLHLAHATLEDVRTEKLRVEAMRELGRALALNPDNQAAFDTLMRALTAAPGQLPPEAEAELAQASRRDHARAAKVRGMAYLTWLLAVQAGLYLGVSNVNAWLALSAVLGVLAIYNFWMASSRVSHRGHAIAMMVLAFCAVGMVSGLFGPFVLVPTLAVATSAALIVSLRAESKLRWLITVLAVASILVPTLLDHFGVHGISNVFGQSSTVLPSLGPLPQRASLMLVTALSLVVVVFANVLVGRAVDALVKAERRGFARAWRLRQLLPKRARDYTRRHGH from the coding sequence GTGCGACGGGTGCTCGGCGCCATTAGCCGTGCCTGCCTCGCGCTCGCCTACGCGCACACTCGCGGCGTCATTCACCGAGACCTGAAGCCGGCCAACATCATGCTCGGTGACTATGGCGAGGTGTACCTGCTCGACTGGGGCGTCGCCAAGGTCACCGGAGCCAACGTCGACTCCCTGCTCGCCGATGCGATGCTGCTCGATGATGACCACGAGGACGAAGAGCTCGCCGCAGGGGACACCGGGATTGGTTCGCTACTCGGAACGCCGGGTTACATCGCTCCGGAGCAAGCCCGCGGGATGGCCTCCATCGATTTCCGCGTGGACATATACTCCATGGGAGCAATCTTGTTCGAGGTGTTGGCGCTCGAGCCGCTGCACCGCGGGCGGGAGGCTGAGGACCTACTCCAATCCACGTTCTTGGGTACGGATCTGCGCCCGAGCGTGCGCGCCAAGACCGATGACATCAGCCAAGATCTCGACGAGATCTGTCAACGCGCGTGCGCGCTGAACCCCGCTGAACGCTTCACCTCCGCTCGCGAGATGTCAGAAGCCATCGAGCGCTATCTCCACGGCGCACGCGACGACGAACAGCGCACGCAGATGTCTCAGCGCCACACCATCAATGCCCAGCTGCACCTCGCGCACGCGACCCTGGAGGATGTCCGCACGGAAAAATTGCGGGTAGAGGCCATGCGTGAGCTGGGACGTGCGCTGGCGCTCAATCCGGACAATCAAGCCGCATTCGATACCTTGATGCGCGCCCTGACCGCGGCGCCCGGCCAGTTGCCACCCGAGGCCGAAGCCGAACTGGCTCAGGCGAGCCGCCGGGACCACGCACGCGCAGCGAAGGTGCGAGGGATGGCCTACTTGACCTGGCTGCTCGCGGTGCAAGCAGGCCTGTATCTGGGGGTCAGCAACGTCAACGCGTGGCTCGCACTGAGCGCGGTGTTGGGCGTTCTAGCCATCTACAACTTCTGGATGGCCTCGAGCCGAGTGAGCCATCGGGGTCACGCCATCGCCATGATGGTGCTGGCGTTTTGCGCCGTGGGCATGGTGTCCGGATTGTTCGGCCCCTTCGTGTTGGTCCCGACGCTGGCGGTCGCTACCTCAGCGGCTTTGATCGTCAGCCTACGCGCGGAGAGCAAGCTGCGCTGGCTCATCACCGTGCTCGCCGTCGCGTCCATCCTGGTCCCCACTTTGTTGGATCACTTCGGCGTTCACGGGATCTCCAACGTCTTCGGCCAGAGCTCGACGGTGTTGCCGAGCCTCGGTCCGCTACCGCAACGGGCGAGCTTGATGCTCGTAACGGCGCTGTCGTTGGTCGTGGTGGTGTTCGCCAACGTGCTGGTCGGACGCGCTGTCGACGCCTTGGTCAAAGCAGAACGGCGGGGCTTCGCGCGCGCTTGGCGCCTGCGCCAGCTACTTCCGAAGCGTGCTCGGGATTACACGCGGCGCCACGGTCACTGA
- the tsaE gene encoding tRNA (adenosine(37)-N6)-threonylcarbamoyltransferase complex ATPase subunit type 1 TsaE encodes MDLDLPTRRSTVHLGQRLARSLERGSLVILDGPLGAGKTFLVRSLCRELGLPASDPVTSPTFTLVQEYNLGLRLLHADLYRLGHPDEVFELGLEDARRDGAALIVEWGRPYVEELGGDALIVQLTPPGLSEPRRAAIEATGAQSARQLERLEEALMSAGSRAHRGLAQRVI; translated from the coding sequence TTGGACCTCGACCTACCCACACGGCGCTCGACCGTGCACTTGGGGCAGCGCCTGGCGCGAAGCCTCGAGCGCGGCAGCCTGGTGATCCTGGATGGGCCGCTCGGTGCAGGAAAGACCTTCCTCGTGAGGTCCTTGTGTCGCGAACTCGGGCTGCCCGCGAGCGACCCAGTGACGAGTCCGACGTTCACGCTGGTGCAGGAGTACAACCTCGGTTTGCGCCTATTGCACGCTGATTTGTATCGTCTCGGCCACCCAGACGAGGTCTTTGAGCTGGGCCTAGAGGATGCGCGGCGCGATGGCGCGGCGCTGATCGTCGAGTGGGGCCGTCCGTATGTCGAGGAGCTGGGCGGGGATGCTTTGATCGTGCAGCTGACGCCTCCGGGCCTCTCGGAGCCGCGGCGGGCGGCGATTGAGGCGACGGGAGCGCAGAGCGCCAGGCAGCTCGAGCGTCTCGAGGAGGCTTTGATGAGCGCCGGATCTCGAGCGCATCGTGGACTCGCTCAGCGAGTGATATGA
- a CDS encoding ABC transporter permease: protein MSDAETESRGLLSSLIDGVVGVFDSIGTQVLLTFQSLVWLIRPPYRFSQLFAAMEFIGVQSIFIVSLTGVFSGMVLALQTTHSLRQFGAEGTVGYIVAVSLTREISPVFAALMVTARAGSGMAATLGNMRVTEQIDAITTMAISPVQYLLSPRLLAATVMVPLLVVLYTCVGMAGAYLVSVKGLSVDPGIWISNIENRLVPSDFWMGIVKGSVFGFLISTIACRQGYFASGGARGVGEATTRAVVQSAVAILIANYLITSWMTDI from the coding sequence GTGTCCGACGCCGAGACTGAATCCCGAGGCTTGCTGAGCAGCCTGATCGACGGCGTCGTCGGGGTGTTCGACTCGATCGGCACTCAGGTGTTGCTGACCTTTCAGTCGCTGGTCTGGTTGATTCGCCCACCGTATCGCTTCAGCCAGCTGTTTGCGGCGATGGAGTTCATCGGTGTGCAGTCGATCTTCATCGTCTCGCTGACGGGTGTGTTCAGCGGCATGGTGCTCGCGCTGCAGACGACTCACAGCCTGCGTCAGTTCGGTGCTGAAGGCACGGTCGGGTACATCGTCGCGGTTAGCTTGACGCGCGAGATCTCTCCGGTGTTCGCCGCGTTGATGGTCACGGCGCGCGCCGGCAGCGGCATGGCGGCGACCCTCGGCAACATGCGCGTCACGGAGCAAATCGACGCCATCACCACGATGGCGATCAGTCCCGTGCAGTACTTACTCTCACCGCGTTTACTCGCGGCAACGGTGATGGTGCCGCTCCTGGTGGTGCTCTACACCTGCGTCGGCATGGCGGGTGCGTACTTAGTGAGTGTGAAGGGACTGAGCGTCGACCCCGGGATTTGGATCTCGAACATCGAGAACCGCTTGGTGCCTTCCGACTTCTGGATGGGCATCGTCAAAGGTTCGGTGTTCGGCTTCTTGATCTCCACGATCGCCTGCCGCCAGGGCTACTTCGCGAGCGGCGGTGCACGCGGCGTGGGTGAGGCGACGACGCGCGCCGTGGTGCAAAGCGCCGTTGCAATCTTGATCGCGAACTACCTCATCACGAGCTGGATGACGGACATCTGA